Proteins co-encoded in one Natronorubrum daqingense genomic window:
- a CDS encoding DUF892 family protein: MIESERDLFVRELRELYHIERELEELQAQLAESATDEDLEEYYVAHSETTSDQIARLEPIFEGLQVEPGPIESSSLDGLRSEREAIVDDLMDPILGDLADAELGRAIERLEITKLETLLTLADRMDLPGEIVDPLEQTKRDAEQGLEQLQGMPM, translated from the coding sequence ATGATTGAATCAGAACGAGACCTCTTCGTTCGAGAGTTGCGCGAACTCTACCACATCGAACGCGAACTCGAGGAGCTACAGGCACAACTCGCCGAGTCAGCCACCGACGAGGATCTCGAGGAGTACTACGTGGCTCACAGCGAGACGACGAGCGATCAGATCGCCAGACTCGAGCCGATTTTCGAGGGGCTACAGGTAGAGCCCGGACCGATCGAGAGTTCGTCGCTCGACGGCTTGCGAAGCGAACGCGAGGCGATCGTCGACGACCTGATGGACCCCATTCTGGGCGATCTCGCAGATGCGGAACTCGGACGGGCGATCGAACGCCTCGAGATCACGAAACTCGAGACGCTGTTGACGCTCGCGGATCGAATGGATCTGCCCGGTGAGATCGTCGATCCGCTGGAACAGACGAAACGAGACGCGGAACAGGGCCTCGAGCAGCTACAGGGAATGCCGATGTAA
- a CDS encoding diphthine--ammonia ligase — translation MSDADGTWISLFSGGKDSSWALYRALEEGLDVSHLVTVHPTGDSYMYHVPATDLAALAADSTGIPLIDVEPADFEAEETVDSGAQGDAELEPLEAALVDLDRELEEGIAGVTAGAVESEYQTSRIEAMCDRLGCELFAPLWQEDPRDLVDAMLEAGFEIAIIQVAAHGLDESWLGRTLDHDAIRELEALNEEYGVHILGEGGEFETLVLDGPHMERRIDLEYETEWDGTRGRLEITDARLE, via the coding sequence TATCGGGCACTCGAGGAGGGACTCGACGTCTCACACCTGGTCACCGTTCATCCGACGGGCGACTCCTACATGTATCACGTACCGGCGACGGACCTCGCCGCGTTGGCGGCCGACAGTACTGGAATTCCCCTGATCGACGTCGAGCCCGCCGATTTCGAGGCCGAGGAGACGGTCGATTCGGGCGCGCAGGGTGATGCGGAACTCGAGCCACTCGAGGCCGCACTCGTCGACCTCGATCGAGAACTCGAGGAAGGAATCGCCGGAGTCACGGCCGGTGCCGTCGAGAGCGAGTACCAGACGAGTCGTATCGAAGCGATGTGCGACCGGCTCGGCTGCGAGTTGTTCGCTCCGCTCTGGCAGGAAGATCCGCGCGACCTCGTCGACGCGATGCTCGAGGCCGGGTTCGAAATCGCGATCATCCAGGTCGCAGCCCACGGACTCGACGAGTCGTGGCTCGGCAGAACGCTCGATCACGACGCGATCAGGGAACTCGAGGCCCTGAACGAGGAGTACGGCGTTCACATCCTGGGGGAGGGTGGCGAATTCGAGACACTGGTTTTGGATGGCCCGCATATGGAGCGCCGAATCGACCTCGAGTACGAAACTGAGTGGGACGGAACACGCGGACGGTTGGAGATTACTGACGCGCGACTCGAGTGA
- a CDS encoding transcriptional regulator gives MREADETTRQRLAGALRAEPATPSELAVELDLTPESVLRHVEHVSRSIDGDETDERFLVAPPTCRDCGFDSFDDLLNVPSRCPSCKSESVSEPAFTIE, from the coding sequence ATGCGCGAGGCCGACGAAACGACGCGACAGCGACTGGCCGGTGCGCTCAGAGCGGAACCCGCGACGCCGAGTGAACTGGCCGTGGAGCTAGACTTGACACCCGAGTCGGTCCTCCGTCACGTCGAGCACGTTTCCCGTTCGATCGACGGCGACGAAACCGACGAACGGTTCCTCGTCGCCCCGCCGACGTGTCGTGACTGTGGATTCGACTCGTTCGACGACCTGTTGAACGTTCCATCGCGTTGCCCCAGTTGCAAGAGCGAATCCGTTTCCGAGCCGGCGTTCACGATCGAGTAA
- a CDS encoding DUF7344 domain-containing protein, translating into MTATSHSESDCVEFALTILDTLDTCETTATTVDEVFRLLAEQRRRLLVDVMRTFGEPITLPDAAEEVAVRETGKPVSSISAERVHEVYISLYHDHLPRLVDSGLLEYDQERDMVFPAALRDLTF; encoded by the coding sequence ATGACTGCTACGTCCCATTCCGAGAGTGACTGTGTCGAGTTTGCGCTGACGATTCTCGACACCCTCGATACATGCGAGACGACGGCGACGACTGTCGACGAGGTGTTTCGCCTCCTTGCCGAGCAACGCCGACGGCTTCTCGTCGACGTCATGCGCACGTTCGGTGAACCGATTACGCTACCGGACGCCGCCGAGGAGGTCGCCGTTCGTGAAACGGGCAAACCCGTCTCGAGCATTTCGGCCGAACGCGTCCACGAGGTCTACATCTCGCTGTATCACGATCACCTCCCGAGACTCGTCGATTCCGGCTTGCTCGAGTACGATCAGGAACGGGAC
- a CDS encoding sugar phosphate nucleotidyltransferase: MKAVVLAGGYATRMWPITKHRPKMFLPIGESTVIDRIFAELEADERIDEVYVSTNERFAADFEAHLASSEFEKPTLSIEQTDEEDDKFGVVGALAQLIEREEVDDDLLVIAGDNLISFDVSDFLDYFEGVDSPTLAAYDVGSREKAKSYGLVELEDDRVVDFQEKPETPKSTLVSIACYAFPRDSLSLLSTYLEEGNNPDEPGWFVQWLQNREPTYAYTFEGAWFDIGTPESYLDAVAWHLDGDSLIADSAALENVSIGDNVHVMGDVSLENTTLEHAVIFPSATVHNGNIRRSIIDEGTHLEDLDLAGALIGAHTTITNGSP, encoded by the coding sequence ATGAAAGCCGTCGTCCTCGCCGGCGGGTACGCGACGCGGATGTGGCCGATTACGAAACACCGGCCGAAGATGTTCCTCCCCATCGGCGAATCGACCGTCATCGACCGTATCTTCGCCGAACTCGAGGCGGACGAGCGAATCGACGAAGTGTACGTCAGCACCAACGAGCGTTTCGCCGCCGACTTCGAGGCGCACCTAGCCTCGAGCGAGTTCGAAAAACCGACGCTCTCGATCGAACAGACGGACGAAGAAGACGACAAGTTCGGCGTCGTCGGCGCACTCGCCCAGCTTATCGAGCGAGAGGAGGTCGACGACGACCTGCTCGTCATCGCCGGGGACAACCTGATCAGTTTCGACGTCTCCGACTTTCTGGATTACTTCGAGGGCGTCGACTCGCCGACGCTGGCCGCCTACGACGTCGGATCGCGCGAAAAAGCGAAATCCTACGGCCTCGTCGAACTCGAGGACGACCGCGTCGTCGACTTTCAGGAGAAACCCGAGACGCCAAAGAGCACGCTGGTCTCGATCGCCTGCTACGCGTTTCCCCGCGACTCGCTCTCGTTGCTATCGACGTACCTCGAAGAAGGGAACAATCCGGACGAACCCGGCTGGTTCGTCCAGTGGCTCCAAAATCGCGAACCGACGTACGCCTACACGTTCGAAGGCGCGTGGTTCGACATCGGTACCCCCGAAAGCTATCTCGACGCCGTCGCCTGGCACTTAGACGGTGACTCGTTGATCGCCGATTCGGCGGCCCTCGAGAACGTCTCGATCGGCGATAACGTCCACGTGATGGGCGACGTCTCACTCGAGAACACGACGCTCGAGCACGCCGTGATTTTCCCGTCGGCGACGGTCCACAACGGCAACATCCGACGGTCGATCATCGACGAGGGAACCCACCTCGAGGACTTAGACCTCGCGGGCGCGCTCATCGGTGCCCACACGACCATCACGAACGGCTCGCCGTAG